TCTGGGTCATTTGAAGTCAACAACTTGTTAGTTTAGAGGGGAAACGTAGGCCATAGGTACGGtgttaccaaaaaaaatggataaatCATATCGATCCAGAGATAATTCAGATTTTAGTAACAAACAGTTCAAATACTGAAACAACCTTGCACACAAGGGCAAAACTATTGTTTTCCTGGTAAATACTGAAACAACCTTAAAAGACTACAATACAGTCGGAGTAGTTCTGGTGCagtgtatttttatagattACCTTTGTAGAACTATCATTGTATTGTTACCATGTGTCAAAACTACACTTTAATAATCTACTTGTAAAACTGCAATTGGTAATGTTATTCTATACAGCCAAATAAACATTTACGACTACATTAGACCACTACTGAGTGTAAATGGATTACTTAATCTGTTGTTCTGAGAAGTGAAACCACAATACAGGTGATTTTGGAatgattttatcaaaaaaaaaatttctagcgCTGGCTTTTAGAACATAGAGAATATGTATATCAAaagttttaattataaattattttttgtttctaaatatGCAGTTAggcttttccatgaaaaaaccaaacaatcacactGAGGAATAACAATAGAAGTGTCGATTATGTGATAAGTTGTGATAACATAACAGCACTAGTTTTCTgacaatattttcttaaaagacACATTAGAATTCCTAGAGGTAAAAATACGTTACAACTAGCACGAGTTTCACTCCCGCTGGAAGAAATAAACAGAGATAAGATTTACCTGAATCGGAAGATTATTTGTTCAAACGGGAAGTCAAAGGGATCACTATCGTCCCACAAGACAAGCAGCAGATGTCCACATTTATAGGTACACGAATATATTAACAAGAGAAGTAGAACAAGTTTCCCAGCTAAAATGATGCACGTGACGATGTAGATGCATATCCACATTACAAAACGGATGCACTAATTAACAGCTGCGGGGTTGCTCAACAAGTCATGCCAGATGTCAATGGAGAAACCAAAagaaaccatgcatgcatgtcagtAAGAATTTGCTCCTTGTACCGTGCTCATGAATACGCAAGAACCACAACAGTCTGGCAGTATTTGCAACAGTTACGAAACACCAAGACTGAAAAGTCCTACAATGACGGATCAACAGTTCCTCATTTAAAAATAGGACCGTCTACTGGGTATACACCCGGGAGAAGCAATagctagataaaaaaaattttaattagtcaAATGATAAGGGGTTATTTAGATCGAGCTAAATTTTTTGgcctcatgtcacatcggatgtttagacaccaatttaaagtattaaacatagactaattaaaaaactaatttcataaatgagagctaattcacgagacgaattttttagcctaattaatccataattagagcatgtttactatgGCATCAGATAcgctaatcatatattaattaggctcaataggttcgtctcgcaaattagtccaagattatagatgagttttattaatagtatatatttactatttataatcagtatctaaacattcgatgggagtGTCCCAAACACCCCTAACTTGTTTCCTGGGAACTGATCACAAAGTTCGTCTTGCCAGGGCCTATGAATACTTTCTGATACATCAAATAAAGCAATATGAACAGTAAACGTGTCCCCAAATGTTGGCAACAGTCGACAGGGCGAAATGGACCAAGGCCTTGATCGCATTCATGAGATAACAGCAATTTGTTGAGGATAAGATAACCGGACCACATCAATCCAAAATATTAAGAAGTTCTTCACAGCTCATGACTGCCTAGACGAGACCATGTGCAGTTAACTGGCCCCAGCGTACTAAGCAGGCCGACCAAAATTTTCGCAGGGGCAAAGCAAATGAAAATACGGTACAGCGTACTGTAATCCAAGACAAGGAGTAAAGGAACGAAAGAAACAGCCGTAAACTAAAAAGCATGTGTCTTTGTGCAACCAGTGCATGGCTATGCTTTTACCacacctttctttcttttcacatCGCGTCATCCTCGATGGGATCCGGCACAAGGAATAAATATGGGGACtcgaacaaaaaaaatgaagtgaaGGGAGCAGGAAACCACCATGATCCTGCCTCCCCTTGCCCTCAACATGtcaaaagaagaagaggcaGCCATAATCTCGCTAACATAATTTAACAACAATAAGATGCCTATAATATGGGCAGGAATGCTCTAATCACATGCATTGCACATTGTCGTCACGGATACAAGTTCCAATGCAGGTAGAAGATGCTCTATCAGCACAAAGCCAAGCCAAGAACCCACGCGTCCCTCACCTACCcatagaaaaagaagagataaGAGTAAAACAAAGACAAAGAGATTGCAGTGCAGACAAACAACGCATTGGAGGCCAAATTAAGCACGCAAAAGAGTGAATGCCAAGCAAGAGTCAAACTTTTCAGCTCAAAATGCTACTACCCTCACAATAGTATTTGGGTATTTCTATCGCGAGCCCGAACAGTGTACGCCTCTAGCTGCTGCTCGACTCGAAGTGACCCTCATGGCCACAGGATGGCTTGCACTCCTGAGCACATCCCCATATAAGGAAAAACACCAGGCATTGGGAACATGAACCACAAGGCCACGAGCCCAAGAACCAAAAGGCAATATCTTATGCTGACTGATTTAATCTTGCATTATCTTCTTTGGAATTCTTCCTAACAATTATTAATCTCTACTCCAATGGAAAAAAGAACAGCTACTACTGCTAAGGTACCAGCTAACAACAATTCTTCGATGTTACTAGTTtacaacgacgacgacactAACACCACCGAAGATAAGTAGTAGTACTAGAACAAATAGCATGCGTTGATGCCCTGCGTGATGATACGGGCACAACGAGAAAAAGAGAATTGTACTAGCAGGAAGATGGAAAAAGAATGGCAGTAATGGTGTAACCTTACTCTTCTATAGGAAGCTCAGTTCATGGTGTTACCATAGCTCGACCCGCCGAGAATGTGgtggcctcctccgccgccgctaccgCCTCCGTACAAGTCTGACGGCACCATGGAGGAGCCACCTTCCCTCATGGCATTGCTACCGGGCCCGGAAACGGACGCCCCGCCGAGATGGAGCTCGGAGATGTTGGGCACGCCGGCCGTCGAGTCGTCATTGCTCGTGGCCGCGAGGCGGCCGTCGTCGACTCCCTGGTCGTACAGGAACCCCTTGAACACGTGGCCGTTGATGGACACCGTCGCCTGGTACGCGtactcgtcctcgccgtcgtcgatggACGTCACGCGCACGCACCTGAACACCGCCGGGGCGCGCACTTGCCTCGGCAAGCTCTCCCTAAACGACGGGTCTGCAACGACAAGCTTAATAAATTGAGCTACTCGTAGATTCGCAGGAGATCGATGATATCGAATTGCGGATGCGTATTGATGAACGTGCAGTGGGATCAACGGCGCGTTACCTTGATGGCTGGAGGTGGTGTCGTAGCTGCGAGGAGTGGTGGCgttggaggtggaggtgtGCGATGTCGTCGTTTGGGACGTGAGAAGGCGAGGCTTcttggaggcggaggcggcggctgccgtGGTGGCTGTCGCTGGGGAAGACGaggcggagccggagccggcgagctgctggcgctcacggcggcgagcggccggCACCCAGGTGCTCTTGACGTGGGTGGAGCAATCGAAGCCGCGGCTCTTGCAGCACGTGCGGCAGCGTTGATGGCCGCAGTCTTTCTTCGCTTGGTTGCCGCAGTCCTGGCACGTGGCCGCGCCGGAGCCGGACGATCCGCCGCCGGTGTCCAGCATCGGGAGGGGCTTCTTAAGGTAGGGGAAGGCGCTGgcgctagggttagggttaccacccgccgccgatgacggcgactgcggcggcggctgcgacTGCCAAAATTGGATCGCGCTgctggccgccgcggcggacgcCGACTTATCCGGATCAAGCACGCAGGGGCCGGCGGAGAGCAGCGGGAAGATAGGAtcgaccgccgccgcagccgcagccgccgcggccgccgcctcgtggtggtggtgatggtggtgcgTGTGGTGGAACGAGGCCGCCGGGGTGACGACCACCATCCCGACGTCGGCCATCCCGTAGTTCACCGcctggcgcgaggcggcgatgGACGAGGCCGGGCCCCACAGCCCCGCGCCCAGCGAGGCGCcggaggcggccgccgccgccgccgccgccgctgcgctcGCATTGAACCCGAGCGAGAGGTCGTCGCCTCgtcccgcggccgccgccgccgcggatgAGGCTACCCAGTCCGCGAAGGCGCCGGTGTCCGATGGGAAGCGCCGTCCCGAAGCCACACTTATATCCCCCTGATTCCGCAGCTGCAAACGATAAAATTACCGCTTAATTTCCGCACTTAGAGCCTAGATTAGTAGATTTCTCTCTCCCTAAAGCTACCACCGCTACTCGCCtactcctccccctctcccctcgaacagcagcagcagcagcagcagccgccggcggcggcatgagAAAGTAAAAACAAACCCAAAACGAATCAAAAACTAAACCCAAAAACTGAAGAAAGGAGGCGAGAAAGtaaaaggagaggagaggagacgagCTAATAAGGCGGAATAAAAATCTCGGCTACGACTACTCACGCAGGaggctgagctgagctgagccgCAAGTCACGGCAGAAGTCTCCTCGATCCCGTAGTGCACTAGACTGCCCTGTCTCTATCTCTATCTCGCTCTACCAGCAGCTCGCTTActtgctgcttctgctgctacGGCTCCAGCTCgctctctccttttttcctttcctttttgtcACTTGACGCTGCACATTTGGGAGGGATTTGTGTGCgtaggagaggagaggagggttAGCTAGCTACGctatactagtagtagtaggatAGGAGGCGTAGGAGAGCGATGTGTGGAAGGGTCACTCGATGCACACTCCAATAGTTGGAGCAacgaaagagagaggagaggagtcGTCTCGAATTTAAGTGGTGGTGGAGAccgggagaggggaggagtgGGGACTCTGAAATTCCTCTGGGAGATGAGATCTTCTCGATCACTCCCTATCGACGACGAGACGATCTATCTTTGGCGGTGGGAGGGCCTTTTTATTGGCCGTTCCTTCGCTTTGGccgctctcttctcttttctgcGCTCCATGCCTCACATACGGCgagcacacacacacaagacACGAATCCTCTCGCTTTCTCTGCAGCGGCCTGACGAGCTTCttctgcagctgctgcttctgctgctggtgccgttgctgctgctgctgctgctgcggctggcTCTGCGTTAAAAGCTATAGCGAGGCGTGGATCTATAGATTCTCGTCTGGTGGCTGGCTACCAACACCGGTATCAATGTAAAAAATCACGCATCCCCACACGCACAAGTGACAAAACCTCCCTAGGCCCTTTGGCTTTCGCTACCGGTTACCCTTCTCTTTTCTCAGAGAGTTGCCCCCTTCCAACTTTACCGCTCTTCTTCTGTAAATGCTATGCTAGCTAACAGCATCAAATGACTCTTTATATCAAATTGTATCGATTAtgttataaaagtaatttttaagAGACTATTTATATGACTTATCATGTTATTTGCATGACTAAATTTTTCTCTCAATGGCCATAtttgaatgactaaatttttcTCTCAATGACCAAACCTAACATGTCTTTCTCCCACCAAGTTCAATGGCTATCTATTAGTCTCACATAAATGATCCATACTTTCTACAGAAAATATAGAAGGTGAATATGgaaaatggatgtgaaaagtttgttagaaaatatagaaGGTAAATATGgaaaatggatgtgaaaagtTTGTTGGAGGTGATGGAATTTTCAAAATTGGGATAGTACTAAGGATTTAGGCCGCTTTCATTAGGGAGAGGaataagataacttacccgatacgaaaaacgtagtaataaataagtacatgattaattaattattaaaaaaatatgaaatagactaatatgattttttgaagcaactttactatagaattttttttgtaaaaaatacaccgtttagcagttcggtaaacgtacgcgtggaaaacgagagataAGATATCTTATCCGGCTGCGGGATGGGGCCTTAGAGAGTGGAAATACAGTGTCGGATGgaatgcaaattaatttagaaatgtaatatttttacatgaatgatgaaattaaaatttggagaGCAAATTTTAGCTATGCTCGTAGAGATATTATAACCTCGCGAGTCACAACTGCTCGAGTACACATTTTTTAGGCAATAGGTGTGATTTTCATTTCACGTGAATATCAATGTTTTCAATTTGTGTTCCAATAATGTTATTGTTGTGCTCCGGCTAACTCAGCAACACAGAATGTAACGGTATTTGTAGTCATTTTATAATTTCTACGCTTTCCCATATTAGGTAGCACTGCCGTGACTAaggccttttttttaatttctaatttttttccaaaaacatcacatcaaatctttggacatctaaaaaaacattaaatatagataaactaaaaaactaattgcacggttacggaagaaatcttgagacgaatcttttgagcctaattagtaataagtgctacattagccaatatgtactaataacggattaattaggctcgaaaattcgtctcgcgattttcaggctaaccgtgaaattcgttttttcattcgtatccgaaaaccccttccgtcatccgatcaaacatttgacgacacttctcctaaatttttttccaaactaaaCGGCCCCTAAATATATGCCTAGAAGTAGAGTGAATgtgatgttaaaaaaaacagagagatcTAGCTTTGcacttttgtttatttgttttgagtGAAAGTGAACTTCCAAAAGTCTGTATGAAAAATGTACTTACGAATGGGTGAACTACTGTGGTGATCACGTATATATTGTTGTATCCATATATGAACCTTTATCTTGATATTAATtacaataaatttgaaatttcaattatagattttttaaattgtatttctacagCTAATCTTATtatacttttctttattttttaattctaattaGTTTTGATACTTGTATTACATAAAATCTTTTCTGTAGAATAAGTTTTCAGTTAAAATTTTGGATAcctctaaattgtatttacatgATGACTCTTtacatattacttatttttaaccaaaattttttgaagttttcaagttgtatttgtaaatagaCTCTTCACTCAATGTTagttttttgtaattttaatgtgaattttggatttttctaaattttatttacacgtggaattttttacttttatttattttaatattttaatagaattatatttttgttttcattgatttgaaattttttaacctGTGAGATCGAACGTCGTGAATCATTTTCCTAGTAATTTGTTTATATGCTCTCtcaaaaaaagtattttttttatatacaattgATTGGAGTAATGATTCACACGCCCACGGTTCCGCTGGTCtatgtttgaaaaatatgatttttatttcgTTCTATATTGTTTCTCCAATATTCATGGATGATGTCGACAACCTTCTATGTCCATCCATAAGAGTTCCTTTCGATGTTGAAATTGTGTGCACTTTTGGATAACCTTTGTCAACATAATAACCCCTAGTTAGTTGTTTACACAAAATAGGGATTGTCTAAATAGAATTCGGATGATTTTTCTGTTAAGAGTAGAGCGCATTATATTCTTTTGTACACATTTATATTCCCGATGAGCTTATATCAATGCACTGTACGTTGTTCGATTCccaaatttctatattttggcATTTACAACCTCCAAACAGCCATTTTTCTTGACCTTCGGGTCAAGATTCAACGCCTACACCATTATtatccccctcccccctccctcgTCTTATCTAACACAGTATTAACATGTCCAAATGCTAATTGGATCTTGATTAAATGGCTACAAAAATTGGCTAACGCACAACGTTGTTCGTCCTTTGTATTATTACCTCCGATtctctaatttatttaaattcacGTTCTAGGCCCTtcttaatgaaaaaacaataactttttatatctaatattttttagatgaacataatacaattttttagaaaaaaaatattaacattcTCTTGGTGATGTCCTAAGCACAAGTGGAAGTGAGAAGATGAGATTGTTAAATGTTTACATGGAACTCCTTTTCCAATTCTATCCTTTGTTGGATTGTTACTTGAAAGCCAACACACCACTGGAACTTCGGAAGTTCTCCCTCCGGTTTGATAATTTCGGTCATTTTAGACAAAAATATAACcttgtaaattaatttttgactataatattctattaaaatataaacaaaaataaaaatatttatttttattaaagtactcTCAATAGctcatgtatatatgtcaTCCTAGTATttctaaactaaatattttaataattattattagtcAAAgctttaaaagttttaccataCTTTTGTCTAAAATAACATGAATTATTCCAGTGCATTTATCCGTAGAATGTAAGTCGTTTAACTAAAAGACCATGTCGCGTTGCATCCGTTTTGAGGACGTAAGGTACAAAAGCCCATGTTGTAGTCCGGGCGCTGCTCCATATTgggtagaagaagaagagaagcagTAACGCACACTGTATCATATCTCTACCTACTCTGCTATTCACAGCAAGCTGCAGCAAGTTCTATGGTTGGGGCATGGATGAATGACTCTTCCGTTCCGCCGTgggctctcctcctccactctCGTTTTGTTTCATTCGTGCCAGCGCCCCACTAATCAGGACGGTGCTTCATTAGAAAAGGAATTACGTATTTTTATTAGTAGGTTATGTTAGGAAAAATACGAGGCATTTTTCTAGGCTTTTGTGCATGTGtttgggagagagagaggaataGACACATGCAGCAGTTGTTGTCACGCCAATGATTGATCCGATGGACGGACGTCTTCAATGAATAATTGAGGACCCTCACGGTTAGGCGACGGGGTTGCGTTTCAAACATGAAACATGCCTGCATCATATCCAAGCCAGCGAGACGGCTGGCTAGCCTGTATAGTAACGTCCAAATCCAAGCAATCTTTAGAAGATATCTCATAGATACATACAACTACGTACACGGCATCTTTAGCGGTCCCCCGATGAATCAGAAGGCAGGCTTAACCCGACGACATATTAAACACAGGAATGATCACATGAAACAGCACGACACACGAGTCGAACGGCCCTAACCGGCCAAAACCAGTGTGACCCGAAGCTGTTTGCGTGCGCCGCAACGAGCATGCAAAATTAGACCACCGGGCGcgcccacacacacaccacgCGATCGATCCGGCACATGGCGCTGGTGCATCCACACGCCACGATTCCATCGACCGAGCCACcgctttttctctctctcttttgctTCGCTTTTAGTACTTTCCTCGCGCAACAAAATGGAAGCAGAAACGGTAGGAGTGTAGCACACAAATAATAGGCGTAGCGCGCATGCATCATCCGGCGAAAAAGGTTACGCTTAGCTGCTTGCGTAACCTCACACACacaagctaagctaagctatcTAGTATACTCTAGTGGTACTCAACTGGCTGTGAGTCTGTGACGAGCAAAAGTAGGCAAAGCACAATCTCTGGGGCACGATGGATACGTGACGACAAGCCGGTGGATGATGGGGTCGGGTCCCAACGAGCGACGCAAAGAGCTTTTGGATCGGTGAACTGGGGGAACTCGTTCGCATGACACGGATCTCCCAGCCTGCCCCAGCGTCAGCTTTTGTTGGGTTGCGATACATCGAGCAAACACAAGGTAAACGTGCCTGTTTCGTTCGTTCGCTCGCTCCGTCCCCTTACGCGTGACCATCCCCGATTATTGGTGGTGAGCGCCGGCAGCTTTGCGGCCGGACGACATTTATTCCGCTACCCCAACACGTGAAACGATTTTGTGGCGTCTTCGTGTATGAGTCAACTTAAGGGGGGTGTTTTggcaaaatgaaaaaaaattatgtcacGTTGGACGTTCAACCGGATATcggaataatttttttaaatggaaaaatgaattttataacTCATCTAAAACCTCGagacaatcttttgagcctaattaatccatcactAGCACATGTGAGCTACGGTAGCACttatgctaatcatggactaattatgctcaaaagattcatcacaCAATTTCTCCCAActgtgcaattattttttatctatatttaatgctttatttagatgttcaaatattcaatacgatgtttttgaGGAAAAATGGAAACTAAACGGCCCTAACTGAATTGTCGCAAAACTGATTGggttctctctcttttttgcgGTTGTATTTTTTCGTTCAACATTTTTAAAACCATCATGCATCTCACTTAACTCAAAATCCTAAACACATTTTGCAGGCGAAACTACCTGGTCAACTTAGGTCATGGCTTACAAGGTCAGGAGAAGATGTTCGTGGCTTACGGCCTGCAACAAAATTAACGagcattttataattttttttaatcatgtttTGGTCGTGTGGCTTAGAATAAAATGAGCCGGCCCAGGCTTAAGTTCAGAACAAGGCTTAACCCTGAATGTATCACCATAGGAGATACATTTCAACTGGTTGGAACTAAAATGCAACAGTAGTAtccaattttaatattttaccaACCAGTTCTTATAACTTTTTGCCTCGTTAGTCATGTTCCGTAACTCTATCATCTGACAAATATGCATCGATTTATCAATTGGTCATGACTTGAGATTTAGAGTAGAACAACTGAAGCTGGTTGAAACAGAAGAGAAGGCAAAGTACTCTCTCCGATTTCAATAGACAGCGTCATTCAATATTTTGGCGCACgttcaattatttattttattgtggttagatttattattaaatataatttagtacatgttatcatttaaaatgtttgtacataatttttaagtaaGATGAATTATTAAACATATGCTAAAAATTCCATGTCATTCATTAAATACAAGGTGAGTACTACTTAATAGCGTCAATATTGAGGTttagtcatattttttttatctttgctCTAGTTCTCATCTTTTGCCAACGGGCTTACAAAATGagtctaaaatcaattttagaacttaatttagagctgatttaagttttgtttttatcGTAGTGTATTTCTGCTATTTAACCACAAATAATAACTTGACAAATCAAAGTCTAGGTTGGCCAAACAAAAGAGcctaataaaattaatttgcagcgatgtagttttatttatatcctGGATAGATAAAGCAAAtacaatatatgtatttaaaaatagggGCATTTGTAAATCTGTCactctttttttctaaattacatAGATGCCACTCGAATGATAGTtctaatggtattttttagcattCTAGTGACAatttacaataatattttaaaccaGTGACAAATTAACCATTGTCTCTAAAAAATACTGTGATTGCAGTGCATAGAAGAAGCCCCGAGAAACGGTATTCGTGAACGACGAGGAGGGAGCATCCCCCGGGCgaggagttaaaaaaaaaacaagtgagaTTCTCCGCCAGTTTGCTCCCGTAGCACGATCgatttaaactaaacaaaccATTTCGTCTTTCCGCTACGACGACGTCGGCAATAAACTACTAACCGATTGGGCAAATGATGGGCACGCTACGCGTATTAAACTATACGATCAGCTCCGGAAGATTAGTGCAGCTGGAACCTAGCTAATCATATATTctcgcgccatcgccgcgatTAAACAAACCGTCCGTACCAAAAGGGGCAAAGGTTAAGGAATGCGTCCACGCTGCCATCCACTGCAAAGCTCCACAAAGCAGCTACGATGCTTGTCCGATCCGTCCTTAAAAAATTGAGAGTACCAGGCGCCGTGTTTTGGACTGATGCTACTCAAACCCcctaatttttgttttgcaaacCCAATAGTAAAATG
This is a stretch of genomic DNA from Oryza brachyantha chromosome 1, ObraRS2, whole genome shotgun sequence. It encodes these proteins:
- the LOC102711766 gene encoding protein LATERAL ROOT PRIMORDIUM 1, whose translation is MADVGMVVVTPAASFHHTHHHHHHHEAAAAAAAAAAAVDPIFPLLSAGPCVLDPDKSASAAAASSAIQFWQSQPPPQSPSSAAGGNPNPSASAFPYLKKPLPMLDTGGGSSGSGAATCQDCGNQAKKDCGHQRCRTCCKSRGFDCSTHVKSTWVPAARRRERQQLAGSGSASSSPATATTAAAASASKKPRLLTSQTTTSHTSTSNATTPRSYDTTSSHQDPSFRESLPRQVRAPAVFRCVRVTSIDDGEDEYAYQATVSINGHVFKGFLYDQGVDDGRLAATSNDDSTAGVPNISELHLGGASVSGPGSNAMREGGSSMVPSDLYGGGSGGGGGHHILGGSSYGNTMN